A single region of the Schistocerca serialis cubense isolate TAMUIC-IGC-003099 chromosome 7, iqSchSeri2.2, whole genome shotgun sequence genome encodes:
- the LOC126412140 gene encoding ETS homologous factor-like isoform X2, whose translation MDCPLTEPLYQTLPDPDYSELVPQSAYTDHYSWHSDWPSQHIYEEEPVSFYSRVFGYENDQSYELRQPVVFAPTPPPDIMDKCIQDLSKVPAHEWQNKCVKSWTVFDIMNWVIHEIKSRGQNYENSCMKSFRISAEVLCTLTKQEFEQLDPNFGAMLYDALQKYKNMTPPYVPNVALPPIENIRRDMFTEAEPTVNYVEIQNRNYGSTCSDGESDSSQIGQEQKPKRKPVRSPPSRGIRRKQEKKTGRLWEFIRDLLKNREYCPSLICWENYDEGVFRFVRSDKVAELWGTIKENPRMTYEKLSRAMRYYYKSKVLLPVLGRRLVYKFGPSATNWQTPNPNFRLPESG comes from the exons ATGGATTGCCCTCTCACAGAGCCCCTGTACCAAACTTTGCCGGACCCCGATTACAGCG AACTGGTGCCTCAGTCTGCGTACACGGACCATTACTCATGGCACAGCGAC tggcCATCACAGCACATAtatgaagaagagccagtctctttTTACTCACGTGTGTTCGGTTATGAAAATGACCAGTCATATGAACTGAGGCAACCAGTAGTGTTTGCACCAACACCACCACCTGACATAATGGACAAGTGTATACAAG ATCTCAGCAAAGTACCCGCACATGAATGGCAGAATAAGTGTGTGAAATCATGGACAGTGTTTGATATAATGAACTGGGTCATACACGAAATAAAAAGCAGAGGACAAAACTATGAAAATTCTTGCATGAAATCATTTAGAATCAGTGCAGAAGTTTTATGTACTTTGACAAAACAAGAGTTCGAACAACTTGACCCAAATTTTGGTGCTATGCTCTACGATGCACTGCAGAAGTATAAGAACATGACGCCACCTTATGTGCCTAATGTTG CATTGCCCCCAATAGAAAACATAAGGCGTGACATGTTCACGGAGGCAGAGCCAACTGTCAACTATGTTGAGATCCAAAACAGAAATTACGGCAGTACCTGTTCtg ATGGCGAATCAGATTCAAGCCAAATTGGCCAAGAACAAAAACCGAAAAGAAAGCCAGTGCGCTCTCCTCCATCCCGAGGAATACGGAGAAAGCAAG AAAAGAAGACTGGACGTCTGTGGGAGTTTATAAGAGATCTCCTTAAGAACAGAGAATACTGCCCCAGTCTCATATGTTGGGAGAATTATGATGAAGGTGTATTCAGATTTGTACGAAGTGATAAAGTTGCTGAACTTTGGGGCACTATCAAAGAAAATCCAAGAATGACGTATGAGAAGCTCAGCCGAGCAATGAG GTATTACTACAAGAGCAAAGTTCTTCTTCCTGTTCTGGGGAGGCGGCTCGTGTACAAATTTGGCCCTTCAGCTACGAACTGGCAGACACCTAACCCAAATTTCAGATTACCAGAATCAGGGTGA
- the LOC126412140 gene encoding ETS homologous factor-like isoform X1, producing MDCPLTEPLYQTLPDPDYSELVPQSAYTDHYSWHSDWPSQHIYEEEPVSFYSRVFGYENDQSYELRQPVVFAPTPPPDIMDKCIQDLSKVPAHEWQNKCVKSWTVFDIMNWVIHEIKSRGQNYENSCMKSFRISAEVLCTLTKQEFEQLDPNFGAMLYDALQKYKNMTPPYVPNVALPPIENIRRDMFTEAEPTVNYVEIQNRNYGSTCSDGESDSSQIGQEQKPKRKPVRSPPSRGIRRKQEKKTGRLWEFIRDLLKNREYCPSLICWENYDEGVFRFVRSDKVAELWGTIKENPRMTYEKLSRAMRNYYASGILEPVPKTGQYPKRLVYKFGHAAIWKTAKDYGGNDRVLLQEQSSSSCSGEAARVQIWPFSYELADT from the exons ATGGATTGCCCTCTCACAGAGCCCCTGTACCAAACTTTGCCGGACCCCGATTACAGCG AACTGGTGCCTCAGTCTGCGTACACGGACCATTACTCATGGCACAGCGAC tggcCATCACAGCACATAtatgaagaagagccagtctctttTTACTCACGTGTGTTCGGTTATGAAAATGACCAGTCATATGAACTGAGGCAACCAGTAGTGTTTGCACCAACACCACCACCTGACATAATGGACAAGTGTATACAAG ATCTCAGCAAAGTACCCGCACATGAATGGCAGAATAAGTGTGTGAAATCATGGACAGTGTTTGATATAATGAACTGGGTCATACACGAAATAAAAAGCAGAGGACAAAACTATGAAAATTCTTGCATGAAATCATTTAGAATCAGTGCAGAAGTTTTATGTACTTTGACAAAACAAGAGTTCGAACAACTTGACCCAAATTTTGGTGCTATGCTCTACGATGCACTGCAGAAGTATAAGAACATGACGCCACCTTATGTGCCTAATGTTG CATTGCCCCCAATAGAAAACATAAGGCGTGACATGTTCACGGAGGCAGAGCCAACTGTCAACTATGTTGAGATCCAAAACAGAAATTACGGCAGTACCTGTTCtg ATGGCGAATCAGATTCAAGCCAAATTGGCCAAGAACAAAAACCGAAAAGAAAGCCAGTGCGCTCTCCTCCATCCCGAGGAATACGGAGAAAGCAAG AAAAGAAGACTGGACGTCTGTGGGAGTTTATAAGAGATCTCCTTAAGAACAGAGAATACTGCCCCAGTCTCATATGTTGGGAGAATTATGATGAAGGTGTATTCAGATTTGTACGAAGTGATAAAGTTGCTGAACTTTGGGGCACTATCAAAGAAAATCCAAGAATGACGTATGAGAAGCTCAGCCGAGCAATGAG GAATTACTATGCCTCTGGTATTCTTGAACCTGTGCCAAAAACAGGTCAATATCCAAAGAGACTGGTTTATAAGTTTGGGCATGCTGCAATTTGGAAGACTGCTAAAGACTATGGTGGAAATGACAGG GTATTACTACAAGAGCAAAGTTCTTCTTCCTGTTCTGGGGAGGCGGCTCGTGTACAAATTTGGCCCTTCAGCTACGAACTGGCAGACACCTAA